The genomic DNA ctgtttttctgagtaattttttttctgttttaatgagtaattttgtctgtttttcagggtgattttttccagtttttttgacaaattttctgtttattggagggtttttttctcgtttttttttattcatttttttctgtttttctgactatttatttctgtttcattaaaacagaaaaccccgaaaaactaaccaaaaaaaaaattactccgacaaaacagatttttttttttatcaagtgaATGCAATACGCTTCCATATTGAAGAGTTTTGCAGTCTGTACAGAATATGACgtcctctgacctttgaccttcacaTGGGACAGGAAGAggcctcaaacagaaacatttcaaGGTTGAATTAAAAGAGGAAACctcagagagagacggaggaggGGTTCTGCTTCCAgatgttttgtaaaaaacagATCAACAGTTTGGTAAACTCAGACTCTTGTTCCTCCGCCAGCATCTCCAGCCCGGAGCTGTCGGATCAGATCCTGCAGGAAGTCGGTCAAAAGATCCAGTCGTACCCGTTCAGCTACCGCGGGGCGGCGATACTGAGCgggcaggaggagggagcgtACGGCTGGGTCACCGTCAACTACCTGCTGGAGAACTTCATCAAGGTACCACCAGCTCTATTCAACACAACAAAGCATTAGGAAAATCAGTTTTAACTGATTGTATCTGCTGACATTTCAACTGTGTGGATCTAATcgcatacaaatacaaatttcagATAAAAAAGCCCTAAAATTTTtgaggaaaaacacaaatttatgagaaaaaaatcacaaattaacaagaaaaaaaatgacaagcttaggaaaaaaatcacaaatttacaagaaaaaaaatcacaaatttacaagaaaaaaaaatcattaaattatatgagaaaaaaatcacaaatttaaatgaaaaatatacaaatttgcaagaaaacattcacaaatttacgacaaaaaaatcacaatttacaaaaaaaaaaatcacaaatttaagacaaaaaaattcacaaatgtacaagaaaaaaaatcacaatttacaaaaaaaaaaatcacaaatttaagacaaaaaaaatcacaatttacaagacataaaatcacaaatttatgagaaaaatatacaaatttgcgattaaaaaatccttaaaattttggaggaaaaagacaaatttacgagaaaaaactcacaaatttacaagaaaaaaaatgacaaatttacaaggaaaaaaaagacaaattataggaaaaaaacccacaaatttatgacaaaaaaaatcacaatttacaAGAAAAGTTTATGAAGACagtcatttatcttttttttttttttttacctaaatcAGCTATAGAGTCAAATGATTTATTTACACATCACATCATAAACTGCAGCTGTGGAGCTAAAAAGCAGCATTAGAATAATTTCACATTCAATATTTCACttaataatatttcattttatttctgactGGATGTGTTTCGTCTAGTTAAAGATCATTTGGAGGTGAGTGATGCCACCTAGTGGCCACTGCAGCAATAGAGGCTTTATGGGGACAATTATGACAGGGATGGgtgaaaaaaggaggaaaataaagaaatctaATTGtgtatgataaataataataataataataattatggcaataataataataatgatgatgatgatgataataataataataaagaattttactttttttcttttacaaataaCTAATTTTGAAAATTAAGAGGAAAAACTGAATGGGTGCTATTAAGGggataaaattaatgaaaaaataataacaataataataataataataaaaacttaacttttctttccttttttaacttttttaacgACTAATATTGAAAATTAAGAGGAAAACTGGATGTGTGGTATTGAAGggacaaaattaataaatatgatgataataatattaataataaaaataaaaatgaaaatataattaactttttttaaaatacttttatgcTTATATTGAAAATTAAGAGGACAATTAAGAGGTAAAAATGGATGGGTGCTATTGAGGGGACACAATTAATAAAtagcatgatgatgatgatgatgatgataataataataaaaaaaataagattaactttcttcttctttttttagaaataactTATATTGACAAATTAAGAAGAAAAACTACATGTGTGCTGTTGAGAAGACAACATTTATAAGTaacaggatgatgatgatgataatgataattataatgatagtaataataatgaataatatatattttgtaaagaaaggaggaggaacCAGCATGTGTATGAAATGTCCAGCTGTTATAAAGATAATGACCAGAAAAGTACCAATTCTTATTCTCTTATTATGTAATTTGCTGATTATTCTGAATATTGTGTTAGTACGGCTTCGTGGGCCGCTGGCTGCGTCCCGGCAGAGCGACGGTCGGAGCTCTGGACTTCGGCGGAGCGTCGACTCAGATCACGTTTGAGACCGAAGAGAACGTAGAAGACCAACGAGACCTGATGAAGCTCCGACTCTACGGACAGCAGTACTCCCTCTACACACACAGCTTCCTGTGTTACGGACAGGACCAGGTCCTCAAGAGGCTCACCGCTCATATAGTCAACGTAcgtcactcactcactcacatataGAGGTCCAGTATCTATCATAGGATTTAATCTGTTTGTTAAGGGAAAGTGTTaaatctctccctctgtctctctttaaattcaattcaatttaattggctttattggcatgacgtaacactgtacatattgccaaagcaagtttaaaaaaaaaaaaaaatagcagtaaggaaagcaatatttacaataaattaattataattctatcattcattttaaaggaattaagaaaagaaaaactaataacaataaaagaaagcaatatttacaatcattgaaatctctctctctctctctgtctctctcaattCAACTCAATAAGGCTTCATTGGCAcgattgttaaaaaaacaaaaaacaatattgccaaagcaTAAGTACaactttttccaaatatttggaCAACACACAATAACAGTAATATATAAGaaccaataaaacaaaatggatACATTTCATAGACAAATCAATgacaaatatacaattcattcagtagaaatagtaaataaagaCGATGGATAAGACAAAATCATCAAATCTATTGTGTAGTAGAGGAGTGAATGTgtgcttatatatatatgtgtgtgtgtgtgtgtgtgtatatatatacatacacatatacacacaaatgtatacatacacacacatacacacacatatacacaagaatcaataaaacaaagtggatacatttaataatatatatttagataaaatgtgagacaaatcaatgacaaatatacaattcattaaGTAAATCTAGTAAATAAAGTGACAACAACAATATCAGAATCACCTTTATTGTCTATTATTCTGATTCTAAAATATATGACAGCTGTAATATAGTGTagtagaggagtgtgtgtgttccctgTGTTGTCtggtgttttatatatatatatatatattatatatttatatatacattagtaTGTTCACCAAGTATCTGCTGCATTTTATTCTGCTCAGAGAGGGAAACAGAGTCTGGGACTTTACATCTCATTTTAGTAGAGaagtctgttttgtgtttttgtgtgttaatataataatatatcataatgttctgtctctgtgtctctgtgtctcagtcTCAGGgtttctcctcctccgtctctcATCCCTGCCTCCCTGCAGGAACCAGCAGAACTTTAACCCTCAGCAGCATCTTCAGCTCCCCGTGTACAGACCAGTACCGACCCAGCAGCCCCATGGACCCCCAGGCCTCGGTCACTCTGCAGGGCATAGGACACTATGAGCAGTGTGAGGGCAACGTGTCCCAGATCTTCTCCTTCAGCAGCTGCTCCTTCTCTCACTGCTCCTTCGACAACGTCTTCCAGCCAAACGTCTCGGGGAGCTTCATGGTGAGAGAAGGAGACACAGACGGTCAGACACACGGAGGATTAGAGACTTATAGACTAAAGACTGATAAATACTACGCAGGAACAGAGACATGTGTCGCACAACTgttgtgtgattggtcagaagTTTGAATCTGAGGAGTTCTGCAGCAGGAGGGTCCTGTGAGGAGTTCTGCACTTGAGTTTCTCATGAAGTTTGAGATTTCCTGTCCAGAaccaactttatttatttcttgccATCTCGAAAAAAGGAACAAatgtctctgttcttgtggagtattTATTAAAGGGGTCAGTGTGTACACCAGGTCTGAATTTAGATGCATTTGGATCTAATATTGCATACTTTTATGATCTAATATTGCATACTTTAATGATCTAATATTGCATACTTTAATGATataatattgcatattttaaatgGAAATCTATGTGCAGAATGAAGCTAGGAGAACAAAATGTAACatctttacttcagtaaaagtagtaatactatattatgaaaatataccATTATGAGTtgaagtcctgcattaaaaaatacactcaGCTGCAGATATACgctctgaatatatatatatatatatatatatatatatatatatatatattcagagcGTATATCTGCaccacttcatcatgttttatatgcatatatgaaataataatgtataatatataatttttttaactttagttaattacagtttttgtagCAATATATATCGTGttttatatgtaaaattacaacaaatataaaataataaaaaatatatgtaaattatatatttatttagttttatttatttatttatttttctttagataattttttttagaaaacacTTTTACCTGAGTgtatttttgaatgcaggaattcAACTCATGATgccatatttttattatatatatatatatatatatatatatatatatatatatatatagtgttggTGTTAATTATGAAACTACTTGATGCAGTGTTTCAGATTGTATATCTGAAAcactatataaaatatatacaaatataaaataacaatcgAGTAAAGGACAGGTGtctttatattataaaaaacagaaaattctcTTTTGTGAGTTAATGGGTAAACATAAACATTGGTGATGAACAGTATAATGTTCCTGTAACTGTTGAACACAGTTACTGACTTTGTTTGAGCGTATTGACAACCTACAGATACAGATATACAGAATATTGATCTATAAGTGCTAAGAAAAGCACAGAAACAGACTGTAGACATTATtaatgtgtgtacatgtgttctATTTCTCTCTACTATTTATCACCCCAGTCTGAGTTGTGTCtgttctgtgttctgtgttccAGGCGTTCTCTGCGTTCTTCTACCTTCACTCGTTCCTGCAGAGAACCCTCGGTATCGACGCCAGAACGCCTTCACAGCTGGAGACAGCAGCTCAGACCCTCTGCAGCATGCCGTATGAACAGGTAAAGCTCTTCTGGATTTATCTTCCATTTATTTACATCTAATAGTGTCTGTTCATATTTTGAGTTTATGTGTGGAACACTGTGGACATTGCCACATTTACACAATAAGTCCAATTgtatagaaatctatgagaaaatgtcaATACttttgacttgatttattatttcagtaaacattttcctaatgagtttatggtctgaACCACTAGCTTCAGCTatccggctaacgttagctgacaACTTTCGGCTCCACCCTtgcgtccaaatatggtcacttctggctcaaaaaaaaaacaagatggtgacagccaaaatgccaaatttgAGGCTTCAATACTTCAAttaaattggtccgtttattattataacggcaAATGAATCGCGGTTTTGAGGGCTTTGTCATATTCCAAACCTCACCAAACTTGGGAAAAAATTAAATCCTGtcaaaaatgtacataattcattggtttcagaaatgggcgtggctaaatgacctactagcgccccctagaattcagCCCCTAAAAAAAGGTTGTCGtcgagacacgaaatttggtccATCCATGCAtcagtcggccatcttggatcgaaatcggcgttttagacgtttttcgccatttccacgccgcatactttaacaaactcctcctacagatttaatccgaTCGACTTTGGACTTGTTCACTACCATTAAAAAAGGCCTTTgacatcaaaagttattaaaagctttgcagaccgtcacactatgtgggtgtggcatggcggcaaaatatggcgttttggcataaaacacgagactgtataacttgaccatacattgtccaatctgcctcaaacttgtcatgcatgatgatggttcatcactgaacagttctacataacaatatttcctAAAGTCCCGccccctttttgattagccacgcccccttcccccctaactaatgaaccgtttgtc from Centropristis striata isolate RG_2023a ecotype Rhode Island chromosome 19, C.striata_1.0, whole genome shotgun sequence includes the following:
- the LOC131992067 gene encoding ectonucleoside triphosphate diphosphohydrolase 2-like produces the protein MAQRSAHPLVPIALLVFGLVAILLLTVPTEDVQEAPGFMYGIVLDAGSSHTALYIYKWPADKQNGTGVVTQHSECHVKGGGISSYAGQRGAAGSSLEACLDQAVDQVPTARHPLTPVYLGATAGMRLLHISSPELSDQILQEVGQKIQSYPFSYRGAAILSGQEEGAYGWVTVNYLLENFIKYGFVGRWLRPGRATVGALDFGGASTQITFETEENVEDQRDLMKLRLYGQQYSLYTHSFLCYGQDQVLKRLTAHIVNSQGFSSSVSHPCLPAGTSRTLTLSSIFSSPCTDQYRPSSPMDPQASVTLQGIGHYEQCEGNVSQIFSFSSCSFSHCSFDNVFQPNVSGSFMAFSAFFYLHSFLQRTLGIDARTPSQLETAAQTLCSMPYEQLQSLAPQKNPRLQDYCAISVYVKILMLRGYGFDDTSFPRISFQKKAGEASVGWALGYMLSLSSLLPAEPVGLRKSLTPAAWGTLLCLLVLLLLAVLLFILHRARTGKKKGVSESTI